A single window of Silurus meridionalis isolate SWU-2019-XX chromosome 11, ASM1480568v1, whole genome shotgun sequence DNA harbors:
- the LOC124393120 gene encoding mucin-12-like isoform X46 produces the protein MWCCKRLWLLLIALVHILDVRALGVWNRRPAQDWYSVDVKMGLDQTQGSSFLPDGGHNSTARRDESKANAGALQNSVVSHAGLSSSDALGTGFSGQSENIFNTIQGFQTQNVGLCAQSTSDQDVPTPEIQTSHGVQSFGMSNHQGLPSPCGGSQTGPAFIVTQQTSENAMSSGSMLGTSSFTNGYQTQGLTGYGLFQGLVSQFGSSQTQPGTNQLSFAPASTVTQQVTDSATTGGSSSFSIPSSPSGSQSPSAYWLSLGLSSPYGGFQTQPGTNQLGSVPASTVTQQVTDSATTGGSPSGSQSSTGYGLFQGLVSQFGSSQTQPGTNQLSSAPASTVTQQVTDSATTGGSPSGSQSSTGYGLFQGLVSQFGSSQTQPGTNQLSSAPASTVTQQVTDSATTGGSSSFSIPSSPSGSQSPSAYWLSLGLSSPYGGFQTQPGTNQLGSVPASTVTQQVTDSATTGGSPSGSQSSTGYGLFQGLVSQFGSSQTQPGTNQLSSAPASTVTQQVTDSATTGGSPSGSQSPSAYWLSLGLSSPYGGFQTQPGTNQLGSVPASTVTQQVTDSATTGDSPSGSQSSTGYGLFQGLVSQFGSSQTQPGTNQLSSAPASTVTQQVTDSATTGGSPSGSQSSTGYGLFQGLVSQFGSSQTQPGTNQLSSAPASTVTQQVTDSATTGGSSSFSIPSSPSGSQSPSAYWLSLGLSSPYGGFQTQPGTNQLSFAPASTVTQQVTDSATTGGSPSGSQSPSAYWLSLGLSSPYGGFQTQPGTNQLSSAPASTVTQQVTDSATTGGSPSGSQSSTGYGLFQGLVSQFGSSQTQPGTNQLSSAPASTVTQQVTDSATTGGSSSFSIPSSPSGSQSPSAYWLSLGLSSPYVGFQTQPGTNQLGSVPASTVTQQVTDSAPTGGSPSGSQSSTGYGLFQGLVSQFGSSQTQPGTNQLSSAPASTVTQQVTDSATTGGSPSGSQSSTGYGLFQGLVSQFGSSQTQPGTNQLSFAPASTVTQQVTDSATTGGSSSFSIPSSPSGSQSPSAYWLSLGLSSPYGGFQTQPGTNQLGSVPASTVTQQVTDSATTGDSPSGSQSSTGYGLFQGLVSQFGSSQTQPGTNQLSSAPALTVTQQVTDSATTGGSPSGSQSPSAYWLSLGLSSPYGGFQTQPGTNQLGSVPASTVTQQVTDSATTGGSSSFSIPSSPSGSQSPSAYWLSLGLSSPYGGFQTQPGTNQLGSVPASTVTQQVTDSATTGDSPSGSQSSTGYGLFQGLVSQFGSSQTQPGTNQLSSAPASTVTQQVTDSATTGGSPSGSQSSTGYGLFQGLVSQFGSSQTQPGTNQLSFAPASTVTQQVTDSATTGGSSSFSIPSSPSGSQSPSAYWLSLGLSSPYGGFQTQPGTNQLGSVPASTVTQQVTDSATTGGSPSGSQSSTGYGLFQGLVSQFGSSQTQPGTNQLSSAPASTVTQQVTDSATTGGSSSFSIPSSPSGSQSPSAYWLSLGLSSPYGGFQTQPGTNQLGSVPASTVTQQVTDSATTGGSPSGSQSPSAYWLSLGLSSPYGGFQTQPGTNQLGSVPASTVTQQVTDSATTGGSPSGSQSSTGYGLFQGLVSQFGSSQTQPGTNQLSFAPASTVTQQVTDSATTGGSSSFSIPSSPSGSQSPSAYWLSLGLSSPYGGFQTQPGTNQLGSVPASTVTQQVTDSATTGGSPSGSQSSTGYGLFQGLVSQFGSSQTQPGTNQLSSAPASTVTQQVTDSATTGGSPSGSQSSTGYGLFQGLVSQFGSSQTQPGTNQLSSAPASTVTQQVTDSATTGGSPSGSQSSTGYGLFQGLVSQFGSSQTQPGTNQLSSAPASTVTQQVTDSATTGGSSSFSIPSSPSGSQSPSAYWLSLGLSSPYGGFQTQPGTNQLSSAPASTVTQQVTDSATTGGSSSFSIPSSPSGSQSSTGYGLFQGLSSPYGGFQTQPGTNQLSSAPASTVTQQVTDSATTGGSPSGSQSSTGYGLFQGLSSHDGGFQTQPGTNQLSSAPASTVTQQVTDSATTGGSSSFSIPSSPSGSQSSTGYGLFQGLVSQFGSSQTQQGTNQLSSAPASTVTQQSAESGPSISPPVSLSSSLSGSQSPSAYWLSLGLSSPFGGFQTQPGTNQLGSVPASTVTQQVTDSATTGGSSSFSISSSPSGSQSSTGYGLFQGLVNQFGSTQTQPGTNQLSSAPASTVTQQSAETGPSISPPVSLSSSLSGSQSSTGYGLFQGLSSHDGGFQTQPGTNQLSSAPASTVTQQVTDSSTTGGSSSFSIPSSPSGSQSPSAYWLSLGLSSPYGGFQTQPGTNQLGSVPASTVTQQVTDSGTTGGSPSGSQSSSGYGLFQGLVSQSGSSQTQPGTNQLSSVPALTVTQQSVESGPSISPPVSLSSSLSGSQSPSAYWLSLGLSSPYGGFQTQQGTNQLSSAPASTVTQQVTGSATTGGSPSGSQSSTGYGLSQQGTNYLGSVTALTSSSASSAFQSQTLSQEQSHNVQQLGTFNQMLPAFWFGHQSCKNNVFSGSSNISKLTSH, from the exons ATGTGGTGCTGCAAAAG GCTCTGGTTACTCTTAATTGCTTTAGTTCACATACTGGATGTAAGGGCACTTGGAG TGTGGAACAGAAGGCCTGCACAGGATTGGTACAGTGTTGATGTAAAGATGGGTCTTGATCAGACTCAAGGAAGCAGTTTCCTTCCTGATGGTGGCCACAACTCCACAGCCAGGAGGGATGAAAGTAAAGCCAATGCTGGAGCTTTGCAAAATAGTGTAGTCTCTCATGCAGGCTTATCTTCATCAGATGCCCTGGGAACTGGATTTTCTGGTCAGTCAGAGAATATATTTAACACCATTCAAGGCTTCCAAACTCAGAATGTTGGTTTGTGTGCTCAATCCACATCTGATCAGGATGTTCCAACCCCTGAGATTCAGACCAGCCATGGGGTTCAATCTTTTGGCATGTCAAACCATCAAGGGCTTCCAAGCCCATGTGGTGGTAGTCAAACAGGCCCTGCCTTTATTGTGACTCAGCAGACCTCAGAAAATGCAATGTCCAGTGGTTCAATGCTTGGTACATCAAGCTTTACCAATGGTTATCAAACCCAAGGCTTGACTGGCTATGGACTGTTTCAAGGGCTTGTGAGCCAGTTTGGTAGTTCCCagacacagccaggcacaaatcaaCTGAGTTTTGCTCCTGCTTCAACTGTGACCCAGCAGGTAACTGACAGTGCTACAACAGGAGGCTCCTCTAGTTTCAGCATCCCAAGCTCtcctagtggttctcaaagccCCTCTGCCTATTGGCTTTCCCTAGGCCTTTCCAGCCCATATGGTGGTTTCCagacacagccaggcacaaatcaaCTGGGCTCTGTTCCTGCTTCAACTGTGACCCAGCAGGTAACTGACAGTGCTACAACAGGAGGCTCtcctagtggttctcaaagctcAACTGGCTATGGACTGTTTCAAGGACTTGTGAGCCAGTTTGGTAGTTCCCagacacagccaggcacaaatcaactgagttctgctcctgcttcaactgtgacccagcaggtaactgacagtgctacaacaggaggctctcctagtggttctcaaagctcAACTGGTTATGGACTGTTTCAAGGACTTGTGAGCCAGTTTGGTAGTTCCCagacacagccaggcacaaatcaaCTGAGTTCTGCTCCTGCTTCAACTGTGACCCAGCAGGTAACTGACAGTGCTACAACAGGAGGCTCCTCTAGTTTCAGCATCCCAAGCTCtcctagtggttctcaaagccCCTCTGCCTATTGGCTTTCCCTAGGCCTTTCCAGCCCATATGGTGGTTTCCagacacagccaggcacaaatcaaCTGGGCTCTGTTCCTGCTTCAACTGTGACCCAGCAGGTAACTGACAGTGCTACAACAGGAGGCTCtcctagtggttctcaaagctcAACTGGCTATGGACTGTTTCAAGGACTTGTGAGCCAGTTTGGTAGTTCCCagacacagccaggcacaaatcaactgagttctgctcctgcttcaactgtgacccagcaggtaactgacagtgctacaacaggaggctctcctagtggttctcaaagccCCTCTGCCTATTGGCTTTCCCTAGGCCTTTCCAGCCCTTATGGTGGTTTCCagacacagccaggcacaaatcaaCTGGGCTCTGTTCCTGCTTCAACTGTGACCCAGCAGGTAACTGACAGTGCTACAACAGGAGACTCtcctagtggttctcaaagctcAACTGGCTATGGACTGTTTCAAGGACTTGTGAGCCAGTTTGGTAGTTCCCagacacagccaggcacaaatcaactgagttctgctcctgcttcaactgtgacccagcaggtaactgacagtgctacaacaggaggctctcctagtggttctcaaagctcAACTGGTTATGGACTGTTTCAAGGACTTGTGAGCCAGTTTGGTAGTTCCCagacacagccaggcacaaatcaaCTGAGTTCTGCTCCTGCTTCAACTGTGACCCAGCAGGTAACTGACAGTGCTACAACAGGAG GCTCCTCTAGTTTCAGCATCCCAAGCTCtcctagtggttctcaaagccCCTCTGCCTATTGGCTTTCCCTAGGCCTTTCCAGCCCATATGGTGGCTTCCagacacagccaggcacaaatcaactgagttttgctcctgcttcaactgtgacccagcaggtaactgacagtgctacaacaggaggctctcctagtggttctcaaagccCCTCTGCCTATTGGCTTTCCCTAGGCCTTTCCAGCCCTTATGGTGGTTTCCagacacagccag gcacaaatcaaCTGAGTTCTGCTCCTGCTTCAACTGTGACCCAGCAGGTAACTGACAGTGCTACAACAGGAG GCTCtcctagtggttctcaaagctcAACTGGTTATGGACTGTTTCAAGGACTTGTGAGCCAGTTTGGTAGTTCCCagacacagccaggcacaaatcaactgagttctgctcctgcttcaactgtgacccagcaggtaactgacagtgctacaacaggag GCTCCTCTAGTTTCAGCATCCCAAGCTCtcctagtggttctcaaagccCCTCTGCCTATTGGCTTTCCCTAGGCCTTTCCAGCCCTTATGTTGGTTTCCAGACACAGCCAGGAACAAATCAACTGGGCTCTGTTCCTGCTTCAACTGTGACCCAGCAGGTAACTGACAGTGCTCCAACAGGAGGCTCtcctagtggttctcaaagctcAACTGGCTATGGACTGTTTCAAGGACTTGTGAGCCAGTTTGGTAGTTCCCagacacagccag gcacaaatcaaCTGAGTTCTGCTCCTGCTTCAACTGTGACCCAGCAGGTAACTGACAGTGCTACAACAGGAG GCTCtcctagtggttctcaaagctcAACTGGCTATGGACTGTTTCAAGGACTTGTGAGCCAGTTTGGTAGTTCCCagacacagccaggcacaaatcaaCTGAGTTTTGCTCCTGCTTCAACTGTGACCCAGCAGGTAACTGACAGTGCTACAACAGGAGGCTCCTCTAGTTTCAGCATCCCAA gctctcctagtggttctcaaagccCCTCTGCCTATTGGCTTTCCCTAGGCCTTTCCAGCCCTTATGGTGGTTTCCagacacagccaggcacaaatcaaCTGGGCTCTGTTCCTGCTTCAACTGTGACCCAGCAGGTAACTGACAGTGCTACAACAGGAGACTCtcctagtggttctcaaagctcAACTGGCTATGGACTGTTTCAAGGACTTGTGAGCCAGTTTGGTAGTTCCCagacacagccaggcacaaatcaactgagttctgctcctgctttaactgtgacccagcaggtaactgacagtgctacaacaggaggctctcctagtggttctcaaagccCCTCTGCCTATTGGCTTTCCCTAGGCCTTTCCAGCCCTTATGGTGGTTTCCagacacagccaggcacaaatcaaCTGGGCTCTGTTCCTGCTTCAACTGTGACCCAGCAGGTAACTGACAGTGCTACAACAGGAG GCTCCTCTAGTTTCAGCATCCCAA gctctcctagtggttctcaaagccCCTCTGCCTATTGGCTTTCCCTAGGCCTTTCCAGCCCTTATGGTGGTTTCCagacacagccaggcacaaatcaaCTGGGCTCTGTTCCTGCTTCAACTGTGACCCAGCAGGTAACTGACAGTGCTACAACAGGAGACTCtcctagtggttctcaaagctcAACTGGCTATGGACTGTTTCAAGGACTTGTGAGCCAGTTTGGTAGTTCCCagacacagccag gcacaaatcaactgagttctgctcctgcttcaactgtgacccagcaggtaactgacagtgctacaacaggaggctctcctagtggttctcaaagctcAACTGGTTATGGACTGTTTCAAGGACTTGTGAGCCAGTTTGGTAGTTCCCagacacagccaggcacaaatcaaCTGAGTTTTGCTCCTGCTTCAACTGTGACCCAGCAGGTAACTGACAGTGCTACAACAGGAGGCTCCTCTAGTTTCAGCATCCCAAGCTCtcctagtggttctcaaagccCCTCTGCCTATTGGCTTTCCCTAGGCCTTTCCAGCCCATATGGTGGTTTCCagacacagccaggcacaaatcaaCTGGGCTCTGTTCCTGCTTCAACTGTGACCCAGCAGGTAACTGACAGTGCTACAACAGGAGGCTCtcctagtggttctcaaagctcAACTGGCTATGGACTGTTTCAAGGACTTGTGAGCCAGTTTGGTAGTTCCCagacacagccaggcacaaatcaactgagttctgctcctgcttcaactgtgacccagcaggtaactgacagtgctacaacaggag GCTCCTCTAGTTTCAGCATCCCAAGCTCtcctagtggttctcaaagccCCTCTGCCTATTGGCTTTCCCTAGGCCTTTCCAGCCCATATGGTGGTTTCCagacacagccaggcacaaatcaaCTGGGCTCTGTTCCTGCTTCAACTGTGACCCAGCAGGTAACTGACAGTGCTACAACAGGAG gctctcctagtggttctcaaagccCCTCTGCCTATTGGCTTTCCCTAGGCCTTTCCAGCCCTTATGGTGGTTTCCagacacagccaggcacaaatcaaCTGGGCTCTGTTCCTGCTTCAACTGTGACCCAGCAGGTAACTGACAGTGCTACAACAGGAGGCTCtcctagtggttctcaaagctcAACTGGCTATGGACTGTTTCAAGGACTTGTGAGCCAGTTTGGTAGTTCCCagacacagccaggcacaaatcaaCTGAGTTTTGCTCCTGCTTCAACTGTGACCCAGCAGGTAACTGACAGTGCTACAACAGGAGGCTCCTCTAGTTTCAGCATCCCAAGCTCtcctagtggttctcaaagccCCTCTGCCTATTGGCTTTCCCTAGGCCTTTCCAGCCCATATGGTGGTTTCCagacacagccaggcacaaatcaaCTGGGCTCTGTTCCTGCTTCAACTGTGACCCAGCAGGTAACTGACAGTGCTACAACAGGAGGCTCtcctagtggttctcaaagctcAACTGGCTATGGACTGTTTCAAGGACTTGTGAGCCAGTTTGGTAGTTCCCagacacagccaggcacaaatcaactgagttctgctcctgcttcaactgtgacccagcaggtaactgacagtgctacaacaggaggctctcctagtggttctcaaagctcAACTGGTTATGGACTGTTTCAAGGACTTGTGAGCCAGTTTGGTAGTTCCCagacacagccaggcacaaatcaaCTGAGTTCTGCTCCTGCTTCAACTGTGACCCAGCAGGTAACTGACAGTGCTACAACAGGAG GCTCtcctagtggttctcaaagctcAACTGGTTATGGACTGTTTCAAGGACTTGTGAGCCAGTTTGGTAGTTCCCagacacagccaggcacaaatcaactgagttctgctcctgcttcaactgtgacccagcaggtaactgacagtgctacaacaggag GCTCCTCTAGTTTCAGCATCCCAAGCTCtcctagtggttctcaaagccCCTCTGCCTATTGGCTTTCCCTAG GCCTTTCCAGCCCATATGGTGGTTTCCagacacagccaggcacaaatcaaCTGAGTTCTGCTCCTGCTTCAACTGTGACCCAGCAGGTAACTGACAGTGCTACAACAGGAGGCTCCTCTAGTTTCAGCATCCCAAGCTCtcctagtg GTTCTCAAAGCTCAACTGGCTATGGACTGTTTCAAGGACTTTCCAGCCCATATGGTGGTTTCCagacacagccaggcacaaatcaactgagttctgctcctgcttcaactgtgacccagcaggtaactgacagtgctacaacaggaggctctcctagtggttctcaaagctcAACTGGCTATGGACTGTTTCAAGGACTTTCCAGCCATGATGGTGGTTTCCagacacagccaggcacaaatcaaCTGAGTTCTGCTCCTGCTTCAACTGTGACCCAGCAGGTAACTGACAGTGCTACAACAGGAG GCTCCTCTAGTTTCAGCATCCCAAGCTCtcctagtggttctcaaagctcAACTGGCTATGGACTGTTTCAAGGACTTGTGAGCCAGTTTGGTAGTTCCCAGACACAGCAAGGCACAAATCAACTGAGTTCTGCTCCTGCTTCAACTGTAACCCAACAGTCTGCTGAGAGTGGACCATCCATTAGCCCTCCTGTTTCATTGTCCTCCAGTTTGAGTGGGTCTCAAAGCCCCTCTGCCTATTGGCTTTCCCTAGGCCTTTCCAGCCCATTTGGTGGTTTCCAGACACAGCCAGGAACAAATCAACTGGGCTCTGTTCCTGCTTCAACTGTGACCCAGCAGGTAACTGACAGTGCTACAACAGGAG GCTCCTCTAGTTTCAGCATCTCCAGCTCtcctagtggttctcaaagctcAACTGGCTATGGACTGTTTCAAGGACTTGTGAACCAGTTTGGTAGTACCCagacacagccaggcacaaatcaaCTGAGTTCTGCTCCTGCTTCAACTGTGACCCAACAGTCTGCTGAGACTGGACCATCCATTAGCCCTCCTGTTTCATTGTCCTCCAGTTTGAGTGGTTCTCAAAGCTCAACTGGCTATGGACTGTTTCAAGGACTTTCCAGCCATGATGGTGGTTTCCagacacagccaggcacaaatcaaCTGAGTTCTGCTCCTGCTTCAACTGTGACCCAGCAGGTAACTGACAGTTCTACAACAGGTGGGTCCTCTAGTTTCAGCATCCCAAGCTCtcctagtggttctcaaagccCCTCTGCCTATTGGCTTTCCCTAGGCCTTTCCAGCCCATATGGTGGTTTCCagacacagccaggcacaaatcaaCTGGGCTCTGTTCCTGCTTCAACTGTAACCCAGCAGGTAACTGACAGTGGTACAACAGGAGGCTCtcctagtggttctcaaagctcATCTGGCTATGGACTGTTTCAAGGACTTGTGAGCCAGTCTGGTAGTTCCCagacacagccaggcacaaatcaaCTGAGTTCTGTTCCTGCTTTAACTGTGACCCAACAGTCTGTTGAGAGTGGACCATCCATTAGCCCTCCTGTTTCATTGTCCTCCAGTTTGAGTGGTTCTCAAAGCCCCTCTGCCTATTGGCTTTCCCTAGGCCTTTCCAGCCCATATGGTGGTTTCCAGACACAGCAAGGCACAAATCAACTGAGTTCTGCTCCTGCTTCAACTGTGACCCAGCAGGTAACTGGCAGTGCTACAACAGGAGGCTCtcctagtggttctcaaagctcAACTGGCTATGGACTGTCACAGCAAGGCACAAATTATTTGGGCTCTGTTACTGCTTTAACTAGTAGCTCTGCTTCCAGTGCATTTCAAAGCCAAACTTTGTCTCAAGAACAGAGCCATAATGTACAGCAACTTGGGACCTTCAATCAGATGCTTCCTGCTTTTTGGTTTGGCCACCAGTCTTGTAAAAATAACGTGTTCAGTGGTTCTTCCAATATTTCCAAGCTTACCTCACATTAA